The genome window GAATCCGGTTAAGCTTCTTTTccggtttattttttccctcgcACCGCGCCTCCCCTAAAGTGCTCTGGCGCCCCCTAGGAGAGGCGCGcctcacactttgaaaaccgCCGCCCTAGTGTTTATATACAACAAATTCACAATTTCAATCGATCAAAATTAGAACCATCcttatttacaaaagaaacacaCCTTGTGCCTCTAAGGTATGTTTGAGCACATAACTGAGGGTTTTCGCATAATATGAGGACATAACTTTAGTCAAAGATAAATCACAGAGGGGTATTGTAGTGGCACAGCggtaaagcacaacccacatatggaggccttcgTTTTCAACGCCTCcataataatgacacttttaatgcaaaattgcTCTAAACGTTGCagtgaaagtccattaaaagtgcctaCCTTGCATTAAAGTGacattattttcaaagtaatgcaaagttggcacttttaatgcagCTTTGCATTAAacgtgtcattatttactgaatgacgcttcatgacaacagtcgtaaacattcataaagactcatAAAGACATGTTctttatgaacatgaaggacaTCTCATGCTATGTCATGAGATGTCATAACTTGAGATGACATAACATGAGATGTTATGATATGACATAACATCTCATGACGACATAACATCATGAGATGTCATCTCATGATGTTATAAAGTGTTACTGATAGCTCTATCTATCTACCTGCTTACCTATTGATACACCTATCTATTTATAGCTAGCTAGCCTATGTAGTATTATGTTTGTAGAGACCAGGATAGAACTTATAAAACAAAGGTTtacttaattttaataatagaGAAGgttgcagaaaatatttatctctccatccatccatcctgttTGTTGAGACCTGCAAagaatttatgtttaaagtaGAATTATTTAACTAATAGACAAAATTACAGACaatatctatctgtctgtctgtatgtctgtcatttgtgtttgtagagaaactggagcacccggagaaaacttGTATTTGATTAAGTAGGATTACTTAATTTTactaataaagaaaattacagacaaaatctatctatctatctatctatctatctatctatctatctatctatctatctatctatctatctatctatctatctatctatctatctatctatctatctatctatctatctatctatctatctatctatctatctatctatctatctatctatctatctatctatctatctatctatctatctatctatctatttttGTAGGGAAACTGgagcacccagagaaaacctTTCGTTCAAATGACTTAAACTTACTAATACCCTGTATGCTACCTTCAAAGCTAAGGCCTCATATGTCTGACGTAGCTAACAGACAATCTTACAAAGATGTTATGTAAACGATAAGTGaaagctgctgttttcacagacaggcagaagagaaaaggaaagactGGTTTGAAGAGCCATCCATCCagccgtccatccatccattcatccatccatccatccatccaggtCGTGGGGGCAGCAGCCTAAGTatggaggcccagacttccctctcctcaGCCACTTGGTTCAgatcctccaggggaatcccatCACATTCCTTGGCCAACTGAGAAACAAATTCTTCATTTGGGCCTGGGAATGGATgggagttttacatttttgtgttggcAATTCTCAGGGAGGTGCGCTGAGTCGGAGTTCAGAGAGGGAAGTTTGACAGGTTTGGTACTGATAACTTTCTGTCGACTCAGTAAAGGTCTGTTAGCACTGCTAGGTTTTGCATCATGTTTATCAGCAGTTTCCACACAGGACTTGGAGCTACTTCTccctggttctgctgctggcaGAGTCGTCCAAACCTCATGATAAATCGGCTGTTTTATATCAAGCtggattcttttattttcacctcCACACACTCTATCCAATTCGATTAAGGAAAGCATGTCTTTCCTTTCAAAGTcacaaagtttctttttctccagctgtttgCGCTGTATCTGAGAATCCCATGAATCAGTCATAGACTTGgtagctgcagcttttttctctttctccagtttttcacGCTTTATCTCTGCAGCTTCCCGATGTTTAATGTCTTTCATTAGCTTATCTTCCATTAAAGTCCTTTTGGtatcttcttctttcttttttaatgacagttGGTCGTACACTATTTTTTTACGGATTTCACGAATTCTGTCCTTAACAGGAACGTTGCAGTCAATCTCATGATCTTGAACAACCGATTTATATGGAACAGCTCttctttgttcactaatgttgtCCTGTGTCTTCAGGATCTGCTGAGCCTCCTTCTTTTCTCTCCTGGCTCCAACTTCCTCAGCTCTATATCCAGGAAGCACCGCTTGCCTTTCAGTCCCGTACATTTCCATTTCCATACATTTCCTGTATGTCTCTTTCTTCCGTCTCCTCATCTCAATTTCCTCAATTTGATGCCGTCTGTCTGACTCCATTATGGCAGCCATTTGTTGCCTTTCAATTTCAgccttttccttcttcttctgttgtttttcttgaatcTGAGCATCCCATGTGTCAGCCAGAGACTTTTTCAAATCagctttctttttcctctcctgTTCCTCTCGTATCTGTTGGCCTAGCTGCTGCTTAGCCCTCTCTTTGCATCGCTTTTCCTCTAAGACAATGTAGCTGGCagcttcttttttcttgatATTATCCAGATTATCATAAACATTCTTCTTACAATCCTCCATTCGATGTAACCTTTCTGATTTGCTCAAGGAATAATATCCTTGCTTTCTAACCTGGTCCATTCCCATCATCCTCTGCTGTTTATATTCAACTTGATTATCCCATGCTGCAGTCAAAGACTTTTgcatttcaattttcttttccttctcctgTTTGTCAAGTAATTTTTGGGCAAACTCCCTCTTGGCCATTTCTTTATGAATCTTTTCCTCCTCTAAGGCGTCTTTGGCAGCTTCTCTTCTCTTTATGTCCTCCAGATTTACATAGGCCATCGTCTTACGCCTGTGTTCAAATTGATCCTTTCCAGGaacttttttctccctctctggATGCACATATTCCGAATCATTGCCTTCACTAACCATCTCCCTTTCGTAAGCAGTTCGTTTTCTTGTGCTCGGtcttttcttctgtgatttTCGAATGATAGCTTGAtatctctcctcctcctcttgtgCATATCGAAGTTCTGAATCCTGAGCAATTACTTCCACATCTTGAGTAAATTTAGGTGCATTTGACAGGAAGGTATCTAAAGGTTCATCCTGTTCTTGTAGTCGGTTCAAATCTTTACTTGGTCCGGTCTTCTTTGTCCTAAACACAAGAATAATCCTCTTCAGTAATCGACTGGAATCCATATTTCGTTTCTGTCTCACGATGAAAAGATTACAACTCACTATAAATTCGCTGGCTTCTGCAGGTCTGACTTTAGAACACAAGTAAACTATTCAAGAGGTTTCAGAGCTGATGTCATAGGATCTATGACACAGTAGTGATCCTAGTGACATCATCAGTCAGAAGTGTAACATTAGTTGCTATTGCTATGGCAACCAGGAAAAGCTCTGAAGTGATTCACACCTTCTAGTAAAGGAGATGTTTcaaaccattaaaacatttccaaataaattcatTCATATTAAGACAAATGAAACTTTTCCCAACAATTTAGACCAGCTTCAGCCAATGTGGCTGTAATTTAAATAGGCTTAACAATGTGCAAAACACAATCACCTGGTTTCCCATTAAATCTGCTCAACACTGTTTTCCTCATCAAAACGTGTTTGAGGAACTCAGGTTAAACTGTGGCCATTTGTCATTTAGACATCTATAGCgcttttttcctttatctcattttattttgtataacaTATGACTTCcagtttttgatttgatgttattttatttttattttgctctataTATGTTGTAGAATGGCAGCTTAACGACAGAAAGGAACAGAAGATTAGCGGCCCTATTGATAGAAGCACAAGGtatgtttcttttgtaaataagGATGGTTCTAATTTTTTAATCGATTGAAATTGTAAATTTGTTGTATATAAACACTAGGGCATAGTTTTGAATTagagttgatatttttagaggtgaacattatttttagttgaaaCATTCTGGTTGTAAGAGTGTGTTTTTGTAGCTTACACtgtgctttttgtgtgtgtgtatttactTCAGGGTTTACTTCCAATAAACCTCACTGTTCATCAGTAAAGCCACAATCCTTCATTTGGGGCTGGGGGTGTTATacacttttttatctttaagcCTGTGTTGGTGTTCATGCTAGTATATATGTGTGGCCCAGTGTAGACAAATGAGCCAAAcacattcaactgaaaaacgTAAGTGGGTTTTATTCCCGACTGTCCTCAGATGGAACAGTAAGTAttaattttggtttgatttgtatTGAAGcacattataaatattttgagTGCTATCACGTTATAGCGTGATACTTACATGTAAGATAAGTACGTCTTACGTCTAAGACGTACTTATCGTACTTATCACGTCTTAGACGTAATAAGTACGTCTATTACATCTTATTACTGTAATGGTTCACTAGAGGGACCCAGAAAATCAGCCACGACACAGGAGTGAGCAGAAAACtctgatatttattaaaaggCAGCTTAAACCGGGCACGCAGGATCGTCCGCTGCAGCACTGCGAAGGGGGGCGGAGAGGAGAGATCGGTGACTGGACAAATAGCAACAAAAGGATCTGTTACTGCGTGTGTGTGAAGGGAACACTAACCTGGCTTGGCGATCAGTAACTGAAGTGATCGGCTGAGGAACCAGGAGGAGCGCAGATGCTGCGCTGACGCAGAGCTCGGCAGGAAGAGCCTGGGGAGAGAAGCGCTGATGCAGGGCAGCGTACAAACTAGTTAGGCAGCAGAAGAACCAAATCCAGATCCGAATCCTTAGTCAGACGGGCCGAGGTCATGCACGATCGGGGCTAAGGGTAGAATCCGTGGGAGTGGGCGAGAGCGGTGTAACTGAAACAGGCGTGGGTCGAGATCCAGAAGGGCGATAGTAATAGTCCGACAAGGGCAAGGCAAAAGGGGCAGGTCCGAGGAACAAAGCGTGGTCGTGGCTATGAGGGCGAGGTAAAAGTGCTGGAAAACTACTTGCTGAAAGCGTTCGATAATCTGGCAGTGTGGTTGCGACTGAGAGGCTTAAGAAGGGAGACAATCAGGAAGCAAAGCAGGTGCGAGGAATAACGGAAACGAGGGACGTGACTAGGATTggctcaaacagaaaacagtacAATGTGAACATCACAATTAGATGTACTTAATAAGTATGTCTAATAGTTTTCTGGGACAGGAAGGCAGTGGAGGgcatttaatattttccagGGAGCATTACCTCCTCCCTTAAAACGTTTCTGAAGCTCTTGTGTAATGGagtcaacaaaaacataatatacCTGTGCACGGTGGGACTCCTTCAAGGTACAGAAGACATGGTCATCAGAAGCACCTGTACCAACCGCGGAAAACTATGCTGGCACTCTCCTCTTCCTTCTGTGTCCACTGACTTCTTCAGGGCGTTTGAGCCCCACAGATGCCGCCTCTTTTCTGTGGCTTTCCTATACATTTCCTCAAATTCTTCTTCTGATCTGCAACACTCCAGTGTCTGCAGAACCCCTTCAACAGTTTTGTAGGCTGCAGCCAGGTCCATATCTTTCTGCTGTAACACATCTGGTGCAACTGCAGTTACTTGGAAGATGGGGCAAATAATTTCCAGACATAAGAAGAATTTAAAATTGATGTTCTTCAAAAGGATTGCTGAGTCACCTGCTGATTAATCAGGGGGGTTTTGCTGAGTCACATTCTCTAAGAGTTTCATAACAGCTGGAAGAACTTTCCTGAGAGACTTCAGGGCTCTTTCTCGGCAGGCCCATCGAGTGTCAGACAACTTTTGCAGTTCAACTGGGCGCTGATGTGGTTGCATTCCTTTCTGAACGTCAACAAATGCAGCATGTCTTTTTGATGAGTTTCCAATGAATGTGTAAAGTTTTTCAACCaagttgaaaaatgtgacaaaacatatATTTGACTTGGCACTTTCAACTAACACCAAATTAAGACAGTGTGCCTGACAGTGGACATACAGAGCCTTGGGATTGTGCCTGGGAATTCTTGCCTGAAGTCTCTTGTAGTGTCCTCTCATGTTTGCTGCTCCATCGTATCCCTGGCCGCTGATGTTATCCATTTTTAGGTCGTTTTTCTTAAGTACGTCCAGAGCCAGATTTTCAATGGCTTCTCTGCTTGTGGACTGAATGTTGCACACCTGGATAAATCGCTCCTTAATCTGCAATGTTGTGCACATACCTGACCACAAAGGACACTTGTTCTGTGTGATAGGTATTTTGTGCTTCGTCGCGGAAAGTGCCCCACATGAGCACCTATTGTCCACTGGAGAGCAGGAAGCCAAAACTATGTTTTGGTCCAGTTCCCCACCTAGGATTCTGATTCTGAGGACAATAAGTTGTACTTTCAGGGAATTCAGCACCAGTGACACTTCACATTCGCATTCCTACAAAAATGTGGATCTCATCCAGGACGggacacactcacacaaattCAAAACATACTCTGCTGGCTCAAGGTTCGTCCTTATGGGGACCTCATCCACAAAAGGAAGGGGACTATACCCGCTCTTCCCTTGGAtagttactttctttctttaggtgagaaaaaaagagtaaaaacacCACTATCTTTCTTTACTTAAAGgcgaaaaaagagaaaaaacacccACTATCCAAAGTTTCTTTCTGtctaaagaaagaaactttAGATAGTTTCAACTCACGTTTCTGTCGGTTCGTCTTATCCGGTCGAATCTCTTCAATCCGCTGCTGACAAACAAAGTCAGACCTAGGGGCTGGCCCAGCGAAGAAGTTACTTCCCGGGACTTTGTTTCCAAGTCCTGTTGACTCTGGCCGTGCACGGTTCATCGCGTCGTTCTAGGTCTGTCAGCGAACGGGTATGCTGAGATCCGGGTCACGGCACCAAAATGATAGGTATTTTTTGTTTacctaaatacaaagaaagaaccacagacgaCGTTTATGAGCTTTCAGCCAAgcttctgcagaaggagaaGACACAGCAAACTGCTCCTCTGAACAGTTCACCATATGTTCTGAAACTCTGCAGTAGAGCTTGccttttattaacacaaaacaaaagcaagggGGCTGGTGTTGATAAGATTAGGAGACCCCAGGaactaacacaaacaaaagcagtTTTACGACTAAGGATTTTCTATGTAGGGGGGAATAGGGTATTAttatattatgtcattttgtgTTCTGTTTGATAGTAGTGAGACCAGTGGTCTTTTGTGACTTTCCggtgtttctttttaaacaaatcttaTAGAAAAGTCTAACATTAGCAAAAATAGTCATTGTATGCAATATTATAATGCATATAAAAGGAATCCACTAGTCAGTCAACACCTAATATAGGCACTTTTTGTTCATACAGCAAAAATCAGTGATTCAGTTATTGAAGCTGGTTGTCATCATTTTCTGGGTGGAAGGATCTCGGACTGAAGAGTTGTTTTCTGATCGAGACTTGCATGATAAAGCCACTGACCACAGGAAGATAAATAGACCTGAACAGACAAAAGAACCAGTAAATCATTCAGGTGAATCAACCTGTCAGTGGATACCAACATTTAGCGTCGCATATACTGACTGACCTTGCAGAGAGTTAAAGATGGTGAACAAGTAGATTCCAGGTAAGTTAACATAGGTGAGGATGGCTAGTCCCCATGGTAACCCCAGTACACAGCTGAGGCCGAGAACTGTGACGCCGTCCTTCCATAACCTGGACTCTTTCTCCTTGCTCATCTTCTTCCAGTCGCTGGACTCGCGGTCTCCTCTGCCACGTCGTAACTCCCGCATTTTAAACACCACCAGCAACAGCATGCAGGTATTATACAGAACCACCAGGCAAAGAAAAGCCACAGTGATGTACGTGACCAACTTTGTCTGTGGGATGTCACTATTCATCCAGCATCTGTTCAAGAAGTAACAAAACAGAGACTTTTGTCGTTTGGTTGTTTCATTGACTGACTCGGTTGCACATGTGAACTCATGGAAATGTCTTACATTTCTGATGTTTGGTTGTTGGAATCCCTCCATTTCAGAGTGTTTCTGCCATAGACACGTAAAGGCCCACAAATTGCCACAACAAGGGTAGGAAAACCTGAGGAGAAAGCAAGAGGAAGGACAAACCGCAGCTATATCATTAGAATCaaggtcaaaaacaaaacttaatctAGCCACTATTTGTTTATGCAgcaaaaatcaattaattgtttggAGCAATTAGCTTCTTGCTCCCAACCAGAGTCCCAAACTCACCCCATCCCACCAGGCAGAGTTTGAGCAGGTATCTTCTGACGTAGATGTTAAAGACTCGGATGAGGAGAAGGTAAAGGTGGAATCCTTCCACAGCCACCCAGGTGAAGGTGGCCAGCAGAGACCAGTGCAGGAAGAGGCCCAGACCTCCACAAACCCAGCTGTACTTGTTCTCATCTGGCAGAAAAGACCAGAAACTGCCACTCAGGAAGCCGAGGTGGAGGCACAACAACGCTGTTGTTAGCTGCATGTGGATGCTGAGGGCCTTTTCCGAACGTCGTCGACTAAAGGAGACAAGAGAGAAATgaattgtttgctttttaattttaaaggatatttttggctctagtggcctttatttgctAATGACTAAACAGAAAAGTGGGTTGTGATAAAGGGGTAAGACTTGCAGCCTGTGATGGCTGTGACTGAGGCCTCCATACATGGAGGCTTTATCTGTGCACCCAGAGATGTGTTGTTAGTTTTATAATGCAGATGCAAATTTTTGCTGACTCTGACATTTCCTACATGACTACAGTTCACCTTGAAGTCTTGCTGTGCAATGCAACAAATCAAATGATTGGAGTTGGTCAATCGCACAATTCAGGCAGTAAacctttaaagttttatttagaaCATCCTTTGAAGAGTTTTCTGAACCAAACACCACAGTAACCTGCAGCAATTGGCTGGGTCAGAACTGATTACTTATTTTCCATGTATTCCACTGTTTTGGACCCAAAGATGTTGTGAATCTTCTTGTGAGTCTCCATGACTCCCTCAATTTCTCTGAACTCCTGCCATATTTCTGTTGCCactcaaactaaacaaaaatgagaCCAGAGTCATTtgaggagtttttgttttgttccagcTGTAGGTGGCTGCTTCTGTGGTGATTTAAAGAAATAGTTCTAGAGTTCTttagtaattttcttttcaaagattatTAGTTTATCCACagtagtttattatttttttagtgtatttttCTCATGGTGCCTTTAGTTAGTGTAAATCCTCATGGTTTTACACTAACTAAAGGCTTAGTTGAATAAGCTTAAGCTAACTGTTGAATTAGCTTaagccaggggtgtccaaactttttgcaaagagggccagatttgatcaagtgaagatgcccgggggccaatagtttgttcggacattttttaactacaaaggtttcacacactgttataaaacaattttcattgtcacaattatctttatttttcaaatgacaaaataaccaaatataagccactcaggcaaatgagaataactctaaaaacccaaattctgcctttctttcatatctggagagtcagataacattgaacaaactgtatgaaataccttaaatttacatgagtttaaaaatatctttgcctcaaaaacattttaaacaggagttataagtaatgcaaagttgtctgttattattaaatcttaaaacaagtgaattttgctcatcatttactatatctacaggttcataaccaaatcttactcaagagtttaataaaattaagtgccataaatgttcttttggctcttcactgctgataatgacagacgttaccgttcaaaacactcagtttcatgtcctcaactctcagtgccacactgttactgccaggcaaacatttttctcaaattcttgcttcttctcagggcaaaatgttctccaccattttcataacacagtctttgataaatgtaccttcagtaaaaggtttgccatgtttagctattaacattaacttcgtagctgctttggtggtattttcttttgactcacaggcccgcgtgaagaatcgctgcttcactttttcagcacggtcacttcctgttagcttgttgtatgtgttagcatgtttagtctggtagtgtctctttacattgaaatccttaaacaaggcaaccgtctcacaaattagacaagcacaattgccttgattttcagtgaagaagtgttataattcccatctctcttgaaagcggcggccttcactgtaaactttcctcgttttctttgcagtggccatggcagaaatgagtggagagcggttcgctgcacggaggcagagactgatagtattaaagtggtgctgccaccatttggtgaaaggaggaattacagtttcaagttttatgatttatttattctgtttcacggtgcaggcgggccataaataatacattataagaccgaagctgcgggccgtatgaaatctgaccgcgggccgtgattggcccccgggccggactttggacatgcctggcTTAAGCTATCAGCTAATTCAACAAATGCCAGGGCTAAAGCAATCTCAAAACATCAGGTTTGTGTGAATGTTACTTTGACTTGTTAAACTGATGTGATGTTGACATTTGGTTCTCAGTTCCAAATAAGATGATTATTATTTACCAAAGAAATTGTGAAAGGAAACTGTTCAATCTGACTCATCTTCCTGTGAGAAATAGGTTTTGAGAACAGAGTGTAAATTATTTCGGTGGTGTGAGAATGACCCACTGACAGGTAAGGTCTAGAATTATTAGTCAGTTTAAATTTAAGTATATTTTCTTGAATTTTACAATGCCTAAGGATTGATCAAGGTGAGTGTGGTGCAGGTCGTCTTAAGTATGTGGAATTTAGAGCAAAACGTACGTTAACAGTGTCACCTGTGACTTTGCAGGGCTGCCACTGCCACGCCCCATCGAAAACTCTTTGAGCTTTAAAGCACGTGAGACCAACTAGTCATCTGTCTTTGTACACAACATTTTCTTGATCAGGGCAAGGGGGTCAGAGATGGAgctatttaagaaaaaaagtatcttcctgttctgaggggtggagcttagatgacgtcatactGTGATGACACAGGATTGTCAGGCATCCAGCCTGAATCAGTCATGCTACGTTTGGTGCCAACTGACCTTTTCATGTGAAAGTTATAGcg of Xiphophorus couchianus chromosome 4, X_couchianus-1.0, whole genome shotgun sequence contains these proteins:
- the LOC114143047 gene encoding adhesion G protein-coupled receptor G3-like → MKWIILYLLTLCFPTTRAGCNSQVIIECIRQVNVTGIECYRNDDSTCRPSRQLHDTVKVNVRASVQVEIRPMSNHEVRIPLSALRERKRIQSMETVQVVASVINITVFQNNSGTQPTIEGTVLGGHVLCVKVGNQRISNLAEPVQLIFYHNKTENSGTCVFWKEDETEWSSEGCSTTKTEDEFICSCNHLSFFAVLVNPDLKVDEDHVKALSYITYVGSALSAFFAFISLFIYVGLHRRRSEKALSIHMQLTTALLCLHLGFLSGSFWSFLPDENKYSWVCGGLGLFLHWSLLATFTWVAVEGFHLYLLLIRVFNIYVRRYLLKLCLVGWGFPTLVVAICGPLRVYGRNTLKWRDSNNQTSEICWMNSDIPQTKLVTYITVAFLCLVVLYNTCMLLLVVFKMRELRRGRGDRESSDWKKMSKEKESRLWKDGVTVLGLSCVLGLPWGLAILTYVNLPGIYLFTIFNSLQGLFIFLWSVALSCKSRSENNSSVRDPSTQKMMTTSFNN